Proteins encoded together in one Penaeus vannamei isolate JL-2024 chromosome 41, ASM4276789v1, whole genome shotgun sequence window:
- the Ski6 gene encoding exosome complex component RRP41 — MEVISAEGFRQDGRTPTCLRTISCRLGLYDRPNGSAYIEMGNTKVLAAVYGPREVRSMGKQQFDECIIQCQMSRIAASQGERLKRPTDQRTRAMSQHIAGVFHAAIRKSKYPGSQIDIYLQVLQADGGVMSACINASTLALIHAGVEVVDYVVSCTASMNKQTPILDVTNQETNTGCELTTAILPNKGSIVYLDTAHTVHRDQFEEVMDLAMAGCQQVYEAMHREVESYLEDKHAIMSHR; from the exons ATGGAGGTTATATCTGCAGAAGGATTTCGTCAAGATGGTCGAACACCAACATGTCTGCGAACTATTAGCTGCAGATTAGGACTTTATGACAGACCCAATGGGAGTGCATACATAGAAATGGGAAACACAAAAGTTCTCGCAGCTGTGTATGGCCCAAGAGAG gtTCGAAGTATGGGTAAGCAGCAGTTTGACGAATGCATAATTCAGTGCCAGATGAGTCGCATTGCAGCTTCCCAAGGAGAGCGACTAAAACGGCCAACAGACCAGAGAACTCGGGCAATGAGTCAACACATTGCAGGTGTATTTCATGCTGCCATAAGGAAGAGCAAATACCCAGGTTCTCAGATTGACATATATCTCCAG GTCTTACAAGCAGATGGAGGAGTAATGTCTGCCTGTATCAATGCATCCACACTGGCCCTCATCCATGCTGGAGTAGAAGTAGTGGATTATGTAGTGTCCTGCACAGCCTCCATGAATAAACAGACACCTATTCTTGATGTTACAAACCAGGAGACCAATACTGGCTGTGAGCTGACAACTGCCATCTTGCCTAATAAGGGCTCAATTGTCTACTTAGACACAGCTCACACTGTCCACCGAGACCAGTTTGAGGAGGTGATGGATCTTGCTATGGCAGGATGCCAGCAGGTTTACGAGGCAATGCACAGAGAGGTGGAGAGCTACCTGGAGGACAAACATGCAATCATGTCGCATAGATAG